From the genome of Scytonema hofmannii PCC 7110, one region includes:
- the menH gene encoding 2-succinyl-6-hydroxy-2,4-cyclohexadiene-1-carboxylate synthase: MNPQNYQFHYTFTGSSNKPVILFLHGFMGNSHEFDEAITLLSTEFYCLTVDLPGHGKTRVFGDSDRYTMANTAMALIHLLDELKISQCFLVGYSMGGRLSLYLTLHFPQRFSKVVLESASPSLATIAEREERIKRDEQIARKLERSVDRNDFVTYLSNWYNQGIFGLIKKHPHFEILIESRLQNNPIELAKSLRFMGTGQQPSLWEQLQYNTVPLLLLVGEYDEKFVDINTKMTEICKSCQLEIIDNVGHNIHFENTLAFVESVNKFFLEATAH, from the coding sequence ATGAATCCACAAAATTATCAATTTCACTACACCTTTACTGGTTCTTCCAATAAACCAGTAATTTTGTTTTTACACGGATTCATGGGTAACAGTCATGAATTTGACGAAGCAATAACATTACTATCGACCGAATTTTACTGTCTCACAGTCGATCTTCCCGGACATGGGAAAACACGGGTATTTGGTGACAGCGATCGCTATACAATGGCAAACACTGCCATGGCTTTGATCCATTTACTAGACGAACTCAAAATTTCTCAATGCTTTTTAGTGGGTTATTCAATGGGTGGAAGGCTATCTTTATATCTCACCCTCCATTTTCCACAGCGTTTTTCAAAAGTTGTTTTGGAGTCAGCTTCTCCTAGTTTAGCAACAATTGCTGAACGAGAAGAGAGAATAAAGCGTGATGAACAAATTGCCAGAAAATTAGAAAGAAGCGTTGACAGAAATGACTTTGTCACTTACCTTTCAAACTGGTACAATCAAGGGATTTTTGGCTTGATTAAAAAGCATCCTCATTTTGAAATTTTGATAGAAAGCCGATTGCAAAATAATCCAATTGAATTGGCTAAGTCATTACGTTTCATGGGGACTGGACAACAACCTTCGTTATGGGAACAACTGCAATACAATACAGTTCCTTTGCTTTTACTAGTCGGTGAATATGATGAAAAATTTGTAGATATCAATACAAAAATGACTGAGATTTGTAAATCATGTCAATTAGAAATAATTGATAACGTAGGACATAATATTCATTTTGAAAATACTTTGGCTTTTGTTGAAAGTGTTAATAAATTTTTTCTAGAAGCGACAGCCCACTAG
- the tnpA gene encoding IS200/IS605 family transposase yields the protein MRSNFTQLYLHCVWSTWDRLPLITPDIQKQIYAVIIKECTQLECTVIAIGGIEDHIHLLVGFPTTLNIAQLIKQIKGSSSHFVTHDIKPGEFFKWQGGYGVFTVSHNGVDNVANYIRNQPLHHQQKSIISDWELL from the coding sequence ATGCGTTCAAATTTTACCCAGTTATATTTACATTGCGTCTGGTCAACCTGGGATAGATTGCCCCTAATTACACCGGATATTCAGAAACAAATTTATGCAGTAATTATTAAGGAATGCACTCAACTAGAATGCACGGTAATTGCCATTGGAGGTATTGAAGATCATATTCACTTACTAGTAGGGTTTCCTACTACTCTAAATATAGCTCAATTAATAAAACAAATTAAAGGTAGCTCATCTCATTTTGTAACTCATGACATCAAACCAGGTGAATTTTTTAAGTGGCAAGGTGGTTATGGAGTATTTACTGTTAGTCATAATGGTGTAGATAACGTAGCTAACTATATTAGAAATCAGCCTCTTCATCATCAGCAAAAATCAATAATTTCTGATTGGGAGTTGTTATAG
- a CDS encoding metal-sensing transcriptional repressor, translated as MNGSTRLPKKSSPVSQQEEDLLCDNSDRENTQHHHKHEDSVHSHVHSEESLRRIVNRLSRIEGHIRGIKTMVQQSSPCPDVLLQIAAVRGALDRVARIVLDEHLTDCIARAAKEGNIEDELEQLKAALDRFLP; from the coding sequence ATGAACGGATCGACTCGATTACCCAAAAAATCCTCACCAGTTTCCCAACAGGAAGAGGATTTACTTTGTGACAATAGCGATCGCGAGAATACGCAACACCATCACAAGCACGAAGATTCGGTTCATTCACACGTTCATAGTGAAGAGTCTTTACGGCGAATTGTCAATCGGCTATCGCGTATAGAAGGACACATTCGGGGCATTAAGACAATGGTGCAGCAAAGTAGCCCTTGTCCTGATGTATTATTGCAAATTGCTGCTGTCAGAGGAGCGTTGGATCGGGTAGCGAGAATTGTTTTAGATGAACATTTAACAGATTGTATTGCTAGAGCGGCAAAAGAGGGCAATATTGAAGATGAACTTGAACAACTTAAGGCGGCCTTAGATCGGTTTTTGCCTTGA
- a CDS encoding HhoA/HhoB/HtrA family serine endopeptidase: MRFSHFPRSIRQLTTHVLAIVLGVVLTVSSLRVLPSQAEPAPISPTAAPPQLIAQRESPATAAISSSSFVTAAVNRVGTAVVRIDTERTISRRVPDPFFDDPFFRRFFGDSFPRQMPPEQMRGLGSGFIIDKSGLVVTNAHVVDKADKVTVRLKDGRTFEGKVQGADEVTDLAVVKINAGGDLPVAPLGSSSNVQVGDWAIALGNPLGLDNTVTLGIISTLRRSSAQVGIGNKRLDFIQTDAAINPGNSGGPLLNGQGEVIGINTAIRGDAMGIGFAIPIDKAKAIAAKLQRGEKVDHPFIGIQMEDLTPEVARRINSDPNSPIQIPEINGIFVARVVPNSPAAAAGIRPGDVIIEVDKQRVSKGEQLLDIVETSRVGQTLQLKVQRGNQTQQVSVRTAQLRDAS, from the coding sequence ATGCGATTTTCCCACTTTCCCCGGTCAATACGTCAACTCACTACTCACGTGTTAGCAATTGTTTTGGGAGTTGTGTTAACTGTTAGCTCTTTGCGCGTGTTACCCTCCCAAGCAGAACCAGCACCCATTTCTCCAACCGCCGCTCCACCACAACTCATCGCTCAACGCGAGTCACCAGCAACGGCTGCTATTAGTAGCAGTAGCTTTGTGACAGCAGCAGTGAATCGTGTCGGAACAGCCGTTGTGAGAATTGATACCGAACGTACTATTTCTCGTCGCGTTCCCGATCCCTTCTTTGACGATCCCTTTTTCCGCCGATTTTTTGGTGACTCTTTTCCACGACAAATGCCCCCCGAACAAATGCGCGGTTTGGGTTCGGGTTTTATCATCGATAAAAGTGGACTAGTTGTCACTAATGCCCATGTGGTAGATAAGGCTGATAAGGTAACAGTCCGCCTCAAAGATGGTCGCACTTTTGAAGGTAAGGTACAAGGTGCTGATGAAGTTACCGATTTGGCAGTTGTTAAAATCAATGCTGGTGGAGATTTACCAGTTGCTCCTTTAGGTTCTTCATCTAATGTACAAGTGGGAGACTGGGCGATCGCGTTAGGAAATCCCTTAGGATTAGATAACACTGTGACTTTAGGGATTATCAGTACCCTCAGACGTTCTAGCGCTCAAGTTGGAATTGGTAACAAGCGCTTGGATTTTATTCAAACTGATGCAGCCATTAACCCCGGTAATTCTGGGGGACCACTGCTCAATGGTCAAGGTGAAGTTATTGGTATCAATACAGCCATCCGTGGCGATGCTATGGGTATTGGATTTGCTATTCCCATTGATAAAGCCAAAGCGATCGCTGCCAAACTGCAACGAGGGGAAAAGGTCGATCACCCATTCATCGGCATACAAATGGAGGATTTAACTCCTGAAGTGGCAAGGCGAATCAACTCCGATCCTAATTCTCCCATTCAAATTCCAGAAATTAATGGTATTTTTGTCGCTCGTGTTGTACCAAACTCTCCTGCTGCTGCTGCAGGTATTCGTCCGGGAGACGTAATTATTGAAGTTGATAAACAGCGAGTGAGTAAGGGGGAACAGTTGCTCGATATCGTAGAAACTAGTCGGGTTGGTCAGACATTACAGTTAAAAGTACAAAGAGGTAACCAAACACAGCAAGTCTCAGTACGCACGGCTCAATTGAGAGATGCTTCGTAG
- the hslO gene encoding Hsp33 family molecular chaperone HslO: MADQLIRATAADGGIRAVGAITTRLTEEARAKHKLSYVATAALGRTMAAGLLMASSMKRSGSRVNVRVKGDGPLGGILIDAGLDGTVRGYVDNPDVELPPNSKGKLDVGGAVGKGFLYVVRDVGYGYPYSSTVELVSGEIGDDVAHYLMTSEQTPSAVVLGVFVEASGVTAAGGLLVQVLPKAARDEALVEKLESRVAALRGFTPLLQAGKSLTEIFQDLLGDMGLVVFPERQMLRFHCGCSFDRVLGALKMLGQAELEDMMVKDNGAEATCHFCGTVYNASRDDLAQLIVDLQAESSVGR, encoded by the coding sequence ATGGCCGATCAATTAATTCGCGCTACAGCAGCTGATGGCGGCATTCGTGCAGTAGGCGCTATTACCACACGTTTGACAGAAGAAGCAAGAGCGAAACACAAACTTTCCTATGTAGCAACAGCTGCCCTAGGTCGGACTATGGCTGCCGGTCTTTTAATGGCTTCTAGTATGAAGCGTTCTGGCTCAAGAGTCAATGTCCGAGTCAAAGGTGATGGACCCTTGGGTGGTATATTGATAGATGCAGGGCTAGATGGAACGGTACGCGGTTATGTAGACAACCCAGATGTGGAACTGCCTCCAAACAGCAAAGGTAAGTTGGATGTTGGTGGCGCAGTTGGTAAGGGGTTTCTTTATGTTGTGCGCGATGTTGGGTATGGATATCCTTACTCAAGCACGGTGGAACTTGTTTCTGGTGAAATTGGCGACGATGTGGCTCATTATTTGATGACTTCCGAACAAACACCTTCAGCTGTTGTGTTGGGTGTTTTTGTAGAAGCTAGTGGAGTGACTGCGGCGGGCGGTTTACTGGTACAAGTATTGCCCAAAGCAGCTAGAGATGAAGCGCTTGTGGAAAAGTTAGAGTCACGGGTTGCTGCTTTAAGAGGGTTTACACCTTTGCTGCAAGCTGGTAAGTCTTTGACAGAAATTTTTCAAGACTTATTGGGAGACATGGGATTAGTTGTATTTCCCGAAAGACAAATGCTGCGCTTCCACTGTGGTTGCTCTTTTGACCGAGTGCTAGGAGCACTTAAGATGTTGGGACAGGCAGAACTGGAAGACATGATGGTCAAAGATAATGGTGCTGAAGCCACTTGTCATTTTTGCGGGACAGTGTACAACGCAAGTCGAGATGATTTGGCTCAACTTATTGTAGACTTGCAAGCAGAATCTTCTGTTGGAAGATAA
- a CDS encoding chromosome segregation ATPase, translated as MTAERDMPESWLPGRAREPDDMTELSPEKQYNSNDASGVPATGSNSKSVKRPKDIHSSEKSPSDSQPNKPTPPSGYGKLPKWTKSWVLWTLLLAMVPGAIAFMATAMLLKLPSAPNCPSIFWPLASASVRLHCAQLAASKQTVKDLLQAIDLVKQLPPNHPLRTEIDRYMEDWSKDILELADQNFQLGRLEKAIETARKVPNDVSAYKVVEEQITKWQTIWSKAEGIYQDSEAQLREQNWHQSFMLAAKLLRVDNKYWSTTKYDELNRLIVSAREDGDKLAKAKGLADTRSVENILKAIKLTESIEKDSYVYQKAQATLREFGRKILAIAQTKLDRRDADAAIELVQKVPVVTGLKLEVEDFIAIAEAQKSAWTGTVFGLEAAISQAQQIDISRPVYEKAQKFIALWQLEIEDVARLEKARTLATQGSVSDLSAAIAEAQLIPASNPRAQEARQDIGRWVAQVQIIEDRPYLDRADQISLFDDVNSLQAAIAEASQVRRGRALYREARRKIATWTEKIQRTEDQPYLDRARALASSGDLPSAIETARQISQGRALSQEAQASIDEWRGQLRARENWKRARETALVGTPEALAEAIRVANRVPEGSSLWSDVSIAVDQWSQQLLDIARAQGESDMAKGIETARLIPRGTSAYSAARDQIRAWEEFLNPPAPQIEPQVTPEATPTEEPTSEQPTTVEGQ; from the coding sequence ATGACAGCAGAGCGGGATATGCCAGAAAGTTGGTTGCCGGGTCGAGCAAGAGAGCCAGATGATATGACAGAATTATCCCCGGAGAAACAATATAACAGCAATGACGCGTCTGGTGTACCAGCTACTGGTTCTAACTCCAAGTCTGTGAAACGCCCAAAAGACATTCATTCGTCAGAAAAGTCGCCTTCAGATAGTCAGCCCAACAAACCCACTCCACCCAGTGGTTATGGAAAATTGCCAAAATGGACAAAAAGTTGGGTACTGTGGACACTATTATTAGCAATGGTTCCCGGTGCCATCGCTTTCATGGCAACAGCAATGCTGTTAAAGTTGCCTTCAGCGCCCAACTGTCCCTCGATTTTCTGGCCACTGGCAAGTGCGTCAGTGCGGTTGCATTGCGCTCAGTTAGCAGCTTCCAAACAGACAGTAAAAGACCTTCTGCAAGCGATTGACCTCGTAAAGCAATTGCCACCAAATCATCCACTGCGAACCGAAATCGATCGCTACATGGAAGATTGGTCAAAGGACATCTTAGAACTAGCTGACCAGAATTTTCAGTTAGGAAGGCTAGAAAAAGCGATTGAGACGGCGCGAAAAGTGCCAAATGATGTTTCCGCTTATAAAGTGGTGGAAGAACAAATTACCAAATGGCAAACAATTTGGTCAAAAGCAGAAGGAATTTATCAGGACTCAGAAGCGCAATTGCGCGAGCAAAACTGGCATCAATCATTTATGCTGGCTGCTAAGTTGCTGCGAGTGGATAATAAGTATTGGTCAACGACTAAGTATGATGAACTCAATCGTCTGATTGTCAGTGCGCGAGAAGATGGTGATAAGTTAGCAAAAGCCAAGGGTCTAGCAGACACTAGATCGGTAGAGAATATACTCAAAGCGATTAAGCTGACAGAATCTATTGAGAAAGACAGTTACGTTTATCAGAAAGCTCAAGCAACCCTTAGGGAATTTGGACGCAAAATACTAGCGATCGCACAAACAAAATTAGATCGGCGCGATGCAGATGCAGCAATTGAACTCGTACAGAAAGTTCCGGTTGTGACAGGGTTAAAGTTAGAGGTCGAGGACTTTATCGCGATCGCAGAAGCGCAAAAAAGTGCTTGGACGGGGACTGTTTTTGGTTTGGAAGCAGCGATTTCCCAAGCCCAGCAAATAGACATTTCCCGACCAGTGTATGAAAAAGCACAAAAATTTATTGCTCTTTGGCAGTTAGAGATTGAAGATGTTGCCCGTTTGGAAAAAGCAAGAACGCTAGCAACCCAAGGAAGTGTGAGCGATTTATCAGCAGCTATTGCTGAAGCACAGCTGATTCCAGCCAGCAATCCCCGCGCCCAGGAAGCAAGACAAGATATTGGTCGTTGGGTTGCCCAAGTACAAATCATAGAAGACAGACCATACTTGGATCGTGCCGATCAAATCTCCTTGTTTGATGATGTGAATTCATTACAGGCTGCGATCGCCGAAGCAAGTCAAGTTCGTAGAGGACGTGCGCTTTACCGAGAAGCAAGAAGAAAAATTGCCACATGGACGGAGAAAATTCAACGGACTGAAGATCAGCCCTACTTAGACAGAGCCAGAGCACTTGCTAGTAGCGGCGATTTACCCTCAGCCATTGAAACAGCAAGACAAATTAGCCAAGGGCGAGCGCTTTCACAAGAAGCACAAGCATCCATAGATGAATGGCGAGGTCAACTCCGCGCCAGAGAAAACTGGAAAAGAGCAAGAGAAACAGCACTTGTTGGCACTCCAGAAGCATTAGCAGAAGCAATTCGGGTAGCCAATAGAGTGCCAGAGGGAAGCTCATTATGGAGCGATGTCAGTATAGCTGTTGACCAATGGAGTCAGCAATTGTTAGATATAGCTCGCGCTCAAGGAGAATCTGACATGGCTAAGGGTATTGAAACAGCTCGATTAATTCCACGAGGGACTTCTGCCTATAGTGCAGCACGAGACCAAATTAGAGCTTGGGAAGAATTTCTCAATCCTCCCGCGCCACAAATTGAACCACAGGTAACACCAGAAGCAACTCCTACAGAGGAACCGACTAGTGAGCAACCGACAACGGTCGAAGGTCAGTAG
- a CDS encoding 5-(carboxyamino)imidazole ribonucleotide synthase → MKRVGIIGGGQLAWMMGSATRTLGVELLIQTPGTNDPAVSVAKDIIFAPIDDANATAKLAQKCDVITFENEFVNIDALSKLAEQGVCFRPRLEALSPLLDKYHQRCYLRDLGLPVPKFVDIPEEERERRGEGEGGRSAALVSNAQLSFPVVLKARRHGYDGQGTFIIKEQSDLDRKLDSDSKNISGFLLEEYVPFERELAIIAARSTNGEIMTYPVVETQQEEQVCRRVIAPADIPEQVALEIEDIARILLNSLQTVGVFGIELFLRADGKVLVNELAPRTHNSGHFSLDACKTSQFEQHLRAVCGLPLGNTAMVCPSAVMINLLGYENAQSDYLDKRQQIEQIPQSHVHWYGKNESRPGRKLGHVTVLLDSQNRDRTMAIARNIESIWYSK, encoded by the coding sequence ATGAAACGTGTTGGTATAATCGGTGGCGGGCAATTGGCATGGATGATGGGAAGTGCCACAAGAACGTTAGGAGTGGAATTACTGATTCAAACTCCTGGCACAAACGATCCTGCAGTATCTGTAGCTAAAGATATTATTTTTGCTCCAATCGATGACGCTAACGCTACGGCAAAGCTCGCTCAAAAGTGTGATGTCATTACTTTTGAGAATGAGTTTGTTAACATAGATGCTTTATCAAAGCTAGCAGAGCAAGGAGTTTGTTTTCGTCCCAGATTGGAGGCTTTAAGCCCTCTTTTGGATAAATATCACCAACGGTGCTATCTACGAGACTTGGGTTTACCCGTTCCGAAGTTTGTTGATATTCCTGAAGAAGAGAGGGAGAGGAGAGGAGAGGGAGAGGGGGGGAGAAGTGCAGCCTTAGTCTCCAATGCCCAGCTAAGTTTTCCAGTTGTTTTGAAAGCTCGCCGTCACGGTTATGATGGTCAGGGGACATTTATCATAAAAGAACAATCTGATTTAGATCGGAAACTAGATTCAGATTCAAAAAATATCTCAGGTTTTTTATTAGAAGAATACGTTCCTTTTGAACGAGAACTAGCAATCATCGCCGCACGTTCTACGAATGGTGAGATAATGACTTACCCGGTTGTGGAAACCCAACAGGAAGAACAGGTTTGTCGTCGAGTCATTGCACCAGCCGATATTCCAGAACAAGTCGCTTTGGAAATCGAGGATATTGCTCGTATTTTACTCAACAGCTTGCAAACTGTGGGAGTTTTTGGAATTGAGTTATTTCTTAGGGCGGATGGCAAAGTACTAGTTAATGAATTGGCACCCCGTACCCACAATTCCGGGCATTTTTCTCTGGATGCTTGTAAAACTTCGCAATTTGAGCAGCATTTAAGAGCAGTTTGTGGTTTACCTCTGGGCAACACAGCGATGGTTTGCCCCAGTGCTGTGATGATTAATCTTCTGGGATATGAAAATGCTCAGAGCGACTATCTGGACAAACGCCAGCAAATAGAGCAAATTCCCCAATCACACGTCCACTGGTACGGAAAGAATGAATCTCGTCCGGGTCGCAAGCTCGGACACGTTACCGTTTTGCTGGATTCGCAAAACCGCGATCGCACAATGGCGATCGCCCGTAATATAGAATCCATCTGGTATTCCAAGTAA
- a CDS encoding M16 family metallopeptidase — translation MFSASVLKLENSLTLIHQEIPTTPVVVADIWVRAGANVEPEPLFGMAHFLEHMIFKGTATLPPGVFDQKIENQGGVTNAATSHDYAHYSLTTASSYLKQTLPYLGELLLNAAIPEDEFVRERDVVFEEIRQSYDDPDWIGFQSLISSIYQQHPYGRSVLGGEEELMQTSPEIVRCFHRNHYQPENMTVVIVGGIAQEQAIEIVNDTFVDFADRCCDCPESPKEVVEPIIAGIRREELHLPRLEQARLLMGWTGPGVDKLRTSYGLDLLSVLLAEGRTSRLVRDLREEQQLVQGICSHFSLQRDASLFTITAWLEPENLERVESLIRLHLNDLQTNGISEQELIRGQRLLCNDYAFSTESPNQLAGLYGYYNTIAQAELAVTYPQQIKSYSTQELQKLAREYLSPNHYAVTVLKPCDQ, via the coding sequence GTGTTTTCAGCTTCGGTTTTGAAACTAGAAAATAGTTTAACTTTGATTCATCAAGAAATTCCTACTACCCCTGTAGTAGTGGCAGATATTTGGGTACGTGCTGGTGCTAACGTTGAGCCAGAACCATTATTTGGTATGGCTCACTTTTTGGAACACATGATCTTTAAAGGAACCGCAACGCTACCTCCAGGGGTATTCGACCAGAAGATTGAAAATCAAGGTGGGGTGACTAATGCGGCGACAAGTCATGACTACGCTCATTACTCGCTGACTACAGCTTCTTCGTACCTCAAACAGACCCTACCCTATTTAGGAGAGTTGCTGCTGAATGCAGCAATACCAGAGGATGAATTTGTTCGCGAACGGGATGTTGTTTTTGAGGAAATTCGGCAATCCTACGACGATCCCGACTGGATAGGGTTTCAGTCTCTGATTTCAAGTATTTACCAACAACATCCCTACGGACGTTCGGTGTTGGGTGGCGAGGAAGAATTGATGCAAACCTCTCCAGAGATTGTGCGCTGTTTTCACCGCAATCACTACCAACCAGAAAATATGACGGTGGTGATCGTGGGAGGGATAGCCCAAGAACAAGCCATAGAAATAGTCAACGACACTTTTGTTGATTTTGCCGATCGCTGTTGCGACTGTCCGGAAAGCCCAAAAGAAGTTGTAGAACCAATCATAGCTGGAATTCGCCGTGAAGAGTTGCATCTGCCGCGATTAGAGCAAGCACGCTTATTAATGGGGTGGACGGGACCTGGAGTAGATAAACTCCGAACCTCCTATGGTTTAGATTTACTCTCAGTACTTTTAGCAGAAGGTAGAACTTCTCGACTGGTTCGCGACTTGCGAGAAGAGCAGCAGTTGGTACAAGGTATTTGCAGTCATTTTTCGTTACAACGGGATGCGAGTTTATTTACCATTACAGCTTGGTTAGAGCCAGAAAATTTAGAACGGGTGGAATCTTTAATTCGCTTGCACTTAAACGATCTTCAAACAAACGGGATAAGCGAGCAAGAACTCATCCGAGGTCAGAGGTTGTTGTGTAACGACTATGCTTTTTCTACGGAATCCCCCAATCAACTAGCAGGGCTTTATGGTTACTACAACACCATCGCCCAAGCTGAATTAGCTGTGACTTATCCCCAGCAAATAAAATCTTATAGCACTCAAGAACTGCAAAAATTAGCACGAGAATACCTTTCTCCAAACCATTACGCAGTTACTGTATTGAAACCTTGTGACCAGTGA